The Seriola aureovittata isolate HTS-2021-v1 ecotype China chromosome 12, ASM2101889v1, whole genome shotgun sequence genome window below encodes:
- the rc3h1b gene encoding roquin-1 isoform X2 has translation MPVQAPQWTEFLLCPICTQTFEETVRRPISLGCGHTVCKMCLNKLHRKACPFDQTAISTDIEQLPVNTALLQLVGGQVPKAQPVALITSPEDSQHYEEARQCVEELALYLKPLSNTRGVGLSSTAQSILSRPMQRKLVTLVHCQLVEEEGRVRAMRAARSLGERTVTELILQHQNPQQLSSNLWAAVRARGCQFLGPAMQEEALKLVLLALEDGSALSRKVLVLFVVQRLEPRFPQASKTSIGHVVQLLYRASCFKVTKRDEDSSLMQLKEEFRTYEALRREHDSQIVQIAMEGGLRIAPDQWSSLLYGDQSHKSHMQSIIDKLQTPASFAQSVQELTIALQRTGDPANLNRLRPHLELLANIDPSPDAPPPTWEQLEKGLVAVKTVVHGLVDFIQNHSKKGADPQQPPQHSKYKTYMCRDMKQKGGCPRGASCTFAHSQEELEKYRKMNKRLAARLPGPGGLMPDEGLPLDVAVTRKPSPLPNGSVAPSLPQLIARGTDTVPYELLRKPVKMDGGSPSAPGSPPDVLDSVPKPGMPLPPHAMAHPRMPADHLSGVKHMPVVPRSSPVYPQPQLPEMCYDTRPPPSASQYEPPQYATGYPYQQPPQYVPRDYIRNPPPPSESGPPYQDPYPGYGPPERPYQAPHSGPTFSYPHPPHYDRGRHGTYTGPPPPPQPYPSQRDNLVRMSPAPLDVPPPSAAQANSLYHPEPSARDRYPPDGYYPPGAQAPPMRAYVRGPSYSGPQASLDYLHRRRQELLSQLEERKVISPPPFAASPTLSHPFPSDYPPEYGEENSKTIVKCREPDYAGQYSPWSCETIGSYIGTKDAKPKDVMVPGSMEMMNVEAKGLREPSLDAPRRGAEVKDDDPIIPFGPQPTVSRFGAISRTSKTGYQTTGPVQAMASTPQNPNSKHMAMPEYTYGSHGGWGGASYPSHQTAASSQGHFSERLPMAAPDREQLKIELQQVNQQITQQTQMHSMEAASNSLLLQREASALAGQPGQPSQGQAAAAAAQQQQQPKWPAGGASATAVSSEQLSLELHQVEREIGKRTREMAMENQVAHDVQQYKMKPAENGQPEHKTQLEEISLALGEVSNGSSSLQESAVGGSMLSLTNKTSALSLCSDPGATGSEMQKNGVVHSCS, from the exons ATGCCAGTGCAAGCACCACAATGGACAGAGTTCCTGCTGTGCCCAATCTGCACACAGACATTTGAGGAGACTGTTCGCAGGCCCATCAGTTTGGGCTGTGGACACACTGTCTGCAAGATGTGCCTGAACAAGTTGCACCGTAAGGCCTGTCCCTTTGACCAGACAGCCATCAGCACAGACATTGAGCAGCTACCCGTCAACACAGCCCTGTTGCAGCTGGTAGGAGGCCAG GTTCCCAAGGCTCAACCAGTTGCCTTGATTACCAGTCCCGAGGACTCGCAGCATTATGAGGAGGCCAGGCAGTGTGTGGAGGAGCTGGCCCTCTACCTCAAACCCCTCAGCAACACCCGAG GCGTGGGTCTGAGCAGCACGGCCCAGAGCATACTGAGTCGACCCATGCAGAGGAAACTGGTAACTCTGGTCCACTGCCAACTGGTGGAAGAGGAAGGCCGCGTTAGAGCCATGAGAGCTGCCCGCTCTCTGGGTGAGCGAACTGTCACCGAACTCATCTTGCAGCACCAGAATCCACAGCAGCTCTCCTCCAATCTGTGGGCTGCTGTCCGTGCACGAGGATGTCAGTTTCTCGGCCCAG CCATGCAGGAGGAAGCTCTAAAGTTGGTTCTTCTTGCTCTAGAGGATGGTTCTGCTCTTTCCAGGAAGGTGTTAGTTCTCTTTGTAGTCCAGAGGCTTGAGCCACGCTTCCCACAGGCCTCTAAAACTAGCATAGGTCATGTGGTGCAGCTCCTCTACAGGGCCTCCTGCTTCAAG GTGACCAAACGTGATGAAGATTCATCCCTAATGCAGCTGAAAGAGGAGTTTCGCACTTACGAGGCTCTGCGGCGCGAGCATGACTCTCAGATTGTTCAGATTGCCATGGAGGGAGGGCTGCGCATCGCACCTGACCAGTGGTCTTCTCTTTTATATGGAGATCAGTCTCACAAGTCACATATGCAGTCTATCATAGATAAG CTGCAGACCCCGGCATCTTTTGCTCAGAGTGTCCAGGAGCTGACGATTGCGCTGCAGAGGACCGGTGACCCAGCCAACCTCAACAGACTGCGGCCCCACCTGGAACTACTGGCCAACATTGATCCCAGTCCTG ATGCCCCGCCTCCTACATGGGAGCAGCTTGAGAAGGGGTTGGTAGCAGTGAAGACAGTGGTGCATGGCCTGGTGGACTTCATCCAGAACCACAGCAAGAAAGGAGCTGATCCTCAACAA CCTCCTCAGCACAGCAAGTACAAGACATACATGTGTCGTGACATGAAGCAGAAAGGAGGCTGTCCTCGTGGAGCCAGCTGTACCTTTGCTCACTCTCAGGAAGAACTGGAGAA GTATCGTAAAATGAACAAGCGTCTGGCAGCTCGCCTCCCTGGCCCAGGAGGGCTCATGCCAGATGAGGGCCTTCCTCTTGATGTAGCAGTGACCCGGAAGCCTTCACCCCTCCCCAATGGCAGTGTTGCACCCTCTTTGCCCCAGCTCATTGCTCGCGGCACAGACACAGTCCCATATGAACTGTTGCGTAAACCTGTcaagatggatggagggagtcCCAGTGCCCCGGGATCACCACCTGATGT CCTGGACTCTGTACCCAAACCCGGTATGCCTCTGCCACCTCATGCCATGGCCCATCCAAGGATGCCAGCCGACCACCTCTCTGGGGTGAAGCACATGCCTGTGGTACCTAGAAGTTCTCCAGTGTACCCCCAGCCGCAGCTCCCTGAGATGTGCTATGACACTCGCCCACCACCTTCTGCTTCTCAGTATGAGCCCCCGCAGTATGCCACAG GGTACCCCTACCAGCAGCCACCACAGTATGTTCCTCGGGATTACATTCGTAACCCACCTCCTCCAAGTGAGTCAGGACCCCCTTACCAGGACCCCTACCCTGGCTATGGCCCTCCAGAGCGCCCGTATCAGGCTCCTCACTCTGGCCCAACCTTCTCCTACCCTCACCCTCCGCACTATGACCGAGGTCGCCATGGAACCTACACTGGCCCACCACCTCCCCCACAGCCTTACCCATCTCAGAGGGATAACCTGGTCAGAATGAGCCCTGCCCCTCTGGATGTTCCCCCGCCATCAGCAGCACAGGCTAACTCACTGTACCACCCGGAGCCCAGTGCCCGGGATAGGTACCCACCAGATGGCTACTATCCACCAGGTGCCCAGGCTCCACCCATGAGGGCTTACGTCAGG GGGCCATCATATAGTGGTCCACAGGCCAGCCTGGACTATCTGCACCGACGTCGGCAGGAGCTGTTATCCCAGCTGGAGGAAAGGAAGGTCATCTCTCCTCCACCATTCGCTGCCTCCCCCACTCTTTCTCATCCCTTCCCCAGCGACTACCCTCCAGAG TATGGTGAGGAGAACTCCAAAACCATTGTGAAATGCAGAGAGCCTGACTATGCAGGGCAATACTCTCCCTGGTCTTGTGAAACCATTGGCTCCTACATTGGCACAAAGGATGCCAAACCCAAAGATGTTATGGTTCCTGGTAGCATGGAGATGATG AATGTGGAGGCTAAGGGTCTGAGGGAACCATCGCTGGATGCTCCTCGGAGGGGTGCAGAAGTCAAGGACGATGACCCCATTATCCCGTTTGGCCCCCAGCCCACTGTATCACGTTTTGGTGCCATCTCCCGCACCTCAAAAACAGGCTACCAGACCACCGGCCCAGTGCAGGCTATGGCCTCCACTCCCCAGAACCCAAATTCTAAACATATGGCCATGCCAG AATACACATATGGAAGCCATGGAGGATGGGGTGGAGCTTCATACCCCTCCCACCAGACTGCCGCCTCCTCTCAGGGACACTTTAGTGAGCG CCTACCTATGGCAGCCCCAGACAGAGAACAGTTAAAAATTGAGCTGCAACAGGTCAACCAGCAGATCACCCAACAGACCCAGATGCACAGCATGGAG GCTGCCAGTAACTCTTTACTGCTGCAGAGGGAAGCCAGTGCATTGGCAGGTCAGCCTGGCCAGCCCAGCCAGggccaggcagcagcagcagcagcccagcagcaacagcagcccaAGTGGCCAGCAGGGGGAGCAAGtgcaacagctgtctccagtgaaCAGCTAAGCCTGGAGCTCCAccaggtggagagagagatcGGCAAGAGGACCCGTGAGATGGCTAtg GAAAACCAAGTAGCGCACGATGTTCAGCAGTACAAGATGAAACCTGCAGAGAATGGACAACCAGAGCACAAGACTCAGCTGGAAGAAATCTCCCTGGCTCTTGG CGAGGTGTCAAACGGCTCCAGCAGTCTGCAAGAAAGTGCAGTGGGCGGGTCCATGCTGTCACTGACCAATAAGACATCTGCGTTGAGCCTGTGTTCTGACCCAGGTGCCACTGGTTCAGAGATGCAGAAGAATGGCGTCGTCCATTCCTGCTCTTag
- the rc3h1b gene encoding roquin-1 isoform X1 yields MPVQAPQWTEFLLCPICTQTFEETVRRPISLGCGHTVCKMCLNKLHRKACPFDQTAISTDIEQLPVNTALLQLVGGQVPKAQPVALITSPEDSQHYEEARQCVEELALYLKPLSNTRGVGLSSTAQSILSRPMQRKLVTLVHCQLVEEEGRVRAMRAARSLGERTVTELILQHQNPQQLSSNLWAAVRARGCQFLGPAMQEEALKLVLLALEDGSALSRKVLVLFVVQRLEPRFPQASKTSIGHVVQLLYRASCFKVTKRDEDSSLMQLKEEFRTYEALRREHDSQIVQIAMEGGLRIAPDQWSSLLYGDQSHKSHMQSIIDKLQTPASFAQSVQELTIALQRTGDPANLNRLRPHLELLANIDPSPDAPPPTWEQLEKGLVAVKTVVHGLVDFIQNHSKKGADPQQPPQHSKYKTYMCRDMKQKGGCPRGASCTFAHSQEELEKYRKMNKRLAARLPGPGGLMPDEGLPLDVAVTRKPSPLPNGSVAPSLPQLIARGTDTVPYELLRKPVKMDGGSPSAPGSPPDVLDSVPKPGMPLPPHAMAHPRMPADHLSGVKHMPVVPRSSPVYPQPQLPEMCYDTRPPPSASQYEPPQYATGYPYQQPPQYVPRDYIRNPPPPSESGPPYQDPYPGYGPPERPYQAPHSGPTFSYPHPPHYDRGRHGTYTGPPPPPQPYPSQRDNLVRMSPAPLDVPPPSAAQANSLYHPEPSARDRYPPDGYYPPGAQAPPMRAYVRGPSYSGPQASLDYLHRRRQELLSQLEERKVISPPPFAASPTLSHPFPSDYPPEYGEENSKTIVKCREPDYAGQYSPWSCETIGSYIGTKDAKPKDVMVPGSMEMMNVEAKGLREPSLDAPRRGAEVKDDDPIIPFGPQPTVSRFGAISRTSKTGYQTTGPVQAMASTPQNPNSKHMAMPAEYTYGSHGGWGGASYPSHQTAASSQGHFSERLPMAAPDREQLKIELQQVNQQITQQTQMHSMEAASNSLLLQREASALAGQPGQPSQGQAAAAAAQQQQQPKWPAGGASATAVSSEQLSLELHQVEREIGKRTREMAMENQVAHDVQQYKMKPAENGQPEHKTQLEEISLALGEVSNGSSSLQESAVGGSMLSLTNKTSALSLCSDPGATGSEMQKNGVVHSCS; encoded by the exons ATGCCAGTGCAAGCACCACAATGGACAGAGTTCCTGCTGTGCCCAATCTGCACACAGACATTTGAGGAGACTGTTCGCAGGCCCATCAGTTTGGGCTGTGGACACACTGTCTGCAAGATGTGCCTGAACAAGTTGCACCGTAAGGCCTGTCCCTTTGACCAGACAGCCATCAGCACAGACATTGAGCAGCTACCCGTCAACACAGCCCTGTTGCAGCTGGTAGGAGGCCAG GTTCCCAAGGCTCAACCAGTTGCCTTGATTACCAGTCCCGAGGACTCGCAGCATTATGAGGAGGCCAGGCAGTGTGTGGAGGAGCTGGCCCTCTACCTCAAACCCCTCAGCAACACCCGAG GCGTGGGTCTGAGCAGCACGGCCCAGAGCATACTGAGTCGACCCATGCAGAGGAAACTGGTAACTCTGGTCCACTGCCAACTGGTGGAAGAGGAAGGCCGCGTTAGAGCCATGAGAGCTGCCCGCTCTCTGGGTGAGCGAACTGTCACCGAACTCATCTTGCAGCACCAGAATCCACAGCAGCTCTCCTCCAATCTGTGGGCTGCTGTCCGTGCACGAGGATGTCAGTTTCTCGGCCCAG CCATGCAGGAGGAAGCTCTAAAGTTGGTTCTTCTTGCTCTAGAGGATGGTTCTGCTCTTTCCAGGAAGGTGTTAGTTCTCTTTGTAGTCCAGAGGCTTGAGCCACGCTTCCCACAGGCCTCTAAAACTAGCATAGGTCATGTGGTGCAGCTCCTCTACAGGGCCTCCTGCTTCAAG GTGACCAAACGTGATGAAGATTCATCCCTAATGCAGCTGAAAGAGGAGTTTCGCACTTACGAGGCTCTGCGGCGCGAGCATGACTCTCAGATTGTTCAGATTGCCATGGAGGGAGGGCTGCGCATCGCACCTGACCAGTGGTCTTCTCTTTTATATGGAGATCAGTCTCACAAGTCACATATGCAGTCTATCATAGATAAG CTGCAGACCCCGGCATCTTTTGCTCAGAGTGTCCAGGAGCTGACGATTGCGCTGCAGAGGACCGGTGACCCAGCCAACCTCAACAGACTGCGGCCCCACCTGGAACTACTGGCCAACATTGATCCCAGTCCTG ATGCCCCGCCTCCTACATGGGAGCAGCTTGAGAAGGGGTTGGTAGCAGTGAAGACAGTGGTGCATGGCCTGGTGGACTTCATCCAGAACCACAGCAAGAAAGGAGCTGATCCTCAACAA CCTCCTCAGCACAGCAAGTACAAGACATACATGTGTCGTGACATGAAGCAGAAAGGAGGCTGTCCTCGTGGAGCCAGCTGTACCTTTGCTCACTCTCAGGAAGAACTGGAGAA GTATCGTAAAATGAACAAGCGTCTGGCAGCTCGCCTCCCTGGCCCAGGAGGGCTCATGCCAGATGAGGGCCTTCCTCTTGATGTAGCAGTGACCCGGAAGCCTTCACCCCTCCCCAATGGCAGTGTTGCACCCTCTTTGCCCCAGCTCATTGCTCGCGGCACAGACACAGTCCCATATGAACTGTTGCGTAAACCTGTcaagatggatggagggagtcCCAGTGCCCCGGGATCACCACCTGATGT CCTGGACTCTGTACCCAAACCCGGTATGCCTCTGCCACCTCATGCCATGGCCCATCCAAGGATGCCAGCCGACCACCTCTCTGGGGTGAAGCACATGCCTGTGGTACCTAGAAGTTCTCCAGTGTACCCCCAGCCGCAGCTCCCTGAGATGTGCTATGACACTCGCCCACCACCTTCTGCTTCTCAGTATGAGCCCCCGCAGTATGCCACAG GGTACCCCTACCAGCAGCCACCACAGTATGTTCCTCGGGATTACATTCGTAACCCACCTCCTCCAAGTGAGTCAGGACCCCCTTACCAGGACCCCTACCCTGGCTATGGCCCTCCAGAGCGCCCGTATCAGGCTCCTCACTCTGGCCCAACCTTCTCCTACCCTCACCCTCCGCACTATGACCGAGGTCGCCATGGAACCTACACTGGCCCACCACCTCCCCCACAGCCTTACCCATCTCAGAGGGATAACCTGGTCAGAATGAGCCCTGCCCCTCTGGATGTTCCCCCGCCATCAGCAGCACAGGCTAACTCACTGTACCACCCGGAGCCCAGTGCCCGGGATAGGTACCCACCAGATGGCTACTATCCACCAGGTGCCCAGGCTCCACCCATGAGGGCTTACGTCAGG GGGCCATCATATAGTGGTCCACAGGCCAGCCTGGACTATCTGCACCGACGTCGGCAGGAGCTGTTATCCCAGCTGGAGGAAAGGAAGGTCATCTCTCCTCCACCATTCGCTGCCTCCCCCACTCTTTCTCATCCCTTCCCCAGCGACTACCCTCCAGAG TATGGTGAGGAGAACTCCAAAACCATTGTGAAATGCAGAGAGCCTGACTATGCAGGGCAATACTCTCCCTGGTCTTGTGAAACCATTGGCTCCTACATTGGCACAAAGGATGCCAAACCCAAAGATGTTATGGTTCCTGGTAGCATGGAGATGATG AATGTGGAGGCTAAGGGTCTGAGGGAACCATCGCTGGATGCTCCTCGGAGGGGTGCAGAAGTCAAGGACGATGACCCCATTATCCCGTTTGGCCCCCAGCCCACTGTATCACGTTTTGGTGCCATCTCCCGCACCTCAAAAACAGGCTACCAGACCACCGGCCCAGTGCAGGCTATGGCCTCCACTCCCCAGAACCCAAATTCTAAACATATGGCCATGCCAG CAGAATACACATATGGAAGCCATGGAGGATGGGGTGGAGCTTCATACCCCTCCCACCAGACTGCCGCCTCCTCTCAGGGACACTTTAGTGAGCG CCTACCTATGGCAGCCCCAGACAGAGAACAGTTAAAAATTGAGCTGCAACAGGTCAACCAGCAGATCACCCAACAGACCCAGATGCACAGCATGGAG GCTGCCAGTAACTCTTTACTGCTGCAGAGGGAAGCCAGTGCATTGGCAGGTCAGCCTGGCCAGCCCAGCCAGggccaggcagcagcagcagcagcccagcagcaacagcagcccaAGTGGCCAGCAGGGGGAGCAAGtgcaacagctgtctccagtgaaCAGCTAAGCCTGGAGCTCCAccaggtggagagagagatcGGCAAGAGGACCCGTGAGATGGCTAtg GAAAACCAAGTAGCGCACGATGTTCAGCAGTACAAGATGAAACCTGCAGAGAATGGACAACCAGAGCACAAGACTCAGCTGGAAGAAATCTCCCTGGCTCTTGG CGAGGTGTCAAACGGCTCCAGCAGTCTGCAAGAAAGTGCAGTGGGCGGGTCCATGCTGTCACTGACCAATAAGACATCTGCGTTGAGCCTGTGTTCTGACCCAGGTGCCACTGGTTCAGAGATGCAGAAGAATGGCGTCGTCCATTCCTGCTCTTag